Proteins found in one Promicromonospora sukumoe genomic segment:
- a CDS encoding SDR family oxidoreductase, whose product MATSTARILVFGATGNVGGALVRRLAAGGADVRVRAMVRTPRSADLPDGVEVVRGDLTDLDSVRAALRDVDRVFLVWPLGGGELTRAVVDLITARVRRIVYLSAIGVRDDGAPAPDPILQFHTDIEQAVRASDVEWTLLRSGGMATNTLGWAQQVRERSTVSWIYGDGGRALVHEADLAEVAEIALLTDRLVGAAPEITGPSVLTQKEQARAIGSAIGRTVTWEELPTEEVREVLISTGWSAATADGVLQAWASTIDRPEAPTPDFAAVTGATGRTFEQWAADHAEDFR is encoded by the coding sequence ATGGCTACCAGCACAGCAAGGATCCTGGTCTTCGGCGCGACGGGGAACGTCGGAGGTGCGCTCGTCAGGCGCCTGGCCGCCGGCGGGGCGGACGTGAGGGTCCGGGCGATGGTCCGTACCCCGCGCTCCGCGGACCTGCCCGACGGCGTCGAGGTGGTGCGCGGGGACCTGACCGACCTCGACTCCGTCCGGGCCGCGCTCCGCGACGTCGATCGCGTCTTCCTGGTCTGGCCGCTGGGCGGTGGCGAGCTGACGCGAGCGGTCGTCGACCTGATCACGGCACGCGTCCGGCGCATCGTCTACCTCTCGGCGATCGGGGTCCGGGACGACGGCGCCCCGGCCCCCGACCCGATCCTCCAGTTCCACACCGACATCGAGCAGGCCGTCCGCGCCTCCGACGTCGAGTGGACGCTCCTGCGGTCGGGAGGAATGGCGACGAACACCCTCGGCTGGGCGCAGCAGGTGCGCGAGCGGTCGACAGTCAGCTGGATCTACGGCGACGGCGGCCGGGCGCTCGTGCACGAGGCCGACCTTGCCGAGGTCGCCGAGATCGCCCTGCTGACCGACCGGCTGGTGGGCGCCGCACCGGAGATCACCGGCCCCTCGGTGCTGACACAGAAGGAGCAGGCACGCGCCATCGGGAGCGCCATCGGGAGGACGGTGACCTGGGAGGAGCTCCCCACAGAGGAGGTTCGCGAGGTGCTGATCTCTACCGGGTGGTCCGCGGCGACGGCTGACGGAGTCCTTCAGGCATGGGCGAGCACCATCGACCGTCCCGAGGCTCCGACGCCTGACTTCGCGGCCGTGACCGGCGCGACCGGCCGCACCTTCGAGCAGTGGGCAGCCGACCACGCCGAGGACTTTCGCTGA
- a CDS encoding YdcF family protein: MTPVDAAGGSDPVGGGARAAGLLWIVVGAVLILDAVIVLFTISLNSGVVATFVLGALYLSYGLYRDRTRGRARNLLSRWLKVLVPTVSVLLLLLFVCLAVFGRTDTVSHREDAVVVLGAGLKGEEVTPSLRSRLDAAVGYSVANPDAVVAVSGGQGPGETIPEGLAMERYLVAHGVPEDRILREDRSTSTHENFVLTKGLLDAHFDADYTTAFITNDYHVFRAGNIAENAGIDSTHAHADTPWIEIPVAYVREALAITKFVLTGR, encoded by the coding sequence ATGACGCCGGTCGATGCTGCCGGGGGCTCTGATCCGGTAGGCGGAGGTGCTCGCGCGGCCGGGCTCCTCTGGATCGTCGTCGGAGCGGTGCTGATCCTGGACGCCGTGATCGTGCTGTTCACGATCAGTCTCAACTCCGGCGTCGTCGCGACGTTCGTGCTCGGCGCGCTCTACCTGTCCTACGGTCTCTACCGGGACAGGACCCGGGGCCGAGCGCGGAACCTCCTGTCCCGGTGGTTGAAGGTCCTCGTCCCGACCGTCAGCGTTCTGCTGCTTCTCCTCTTCGTGTGCCTCGCGGTCTTCGGCAGGACGGACACCGTCTCGCACCGGGAGGACGCCGTCGTCGTGCTCGGGGCCGGGCTGAAGGGTGAGGAGGTGACGCCGTCGCTCCGCTCTCGGCTGGACGCGGCCGTCGGGTACTCCGTCGCGAACCCGGACGCCGTCGTCGCCGTCTCCGGAGGTCAGGGGCCGGGGGAGACCATCCCCGAAGGGCTCGCGATGGAGCGGTATCTGGTCGCGCACGGGGTCCCGGAGGACCGGATCCTCCGGGAGGACCGGTCGACGAGCACCCATGAGAACTTCGTCCTGACGAAGGGGCTCCTGGACGCCCACTTCGACGCCGACTACACGACGGCCTTCATCACGAACGACTACCACGTGTTCCGGGCAGGAAACATCGCCGAGAACGCCGGGATCGACAGCACCCACGCGCACGCGGACACACCCTGGATCGAGATCCCCGTCGCCTACGTGCGGGAGGCGCTGGCGATCACGAAGTTCGTCCTGACGGGGCGGTGA
- a CDS encoding MerR family transcriptional regulator has product MTEPRGQQPEMSVGELARRAGVKASTVRFWDEHGLLRSRRTPGNQRRFDDVSLAQVHFIRWSQDVGASLDAIRGVLHKLPAGVAPNREVQVRAARCWREHLDQESRELRARYRRLSEPWVSAASAEA; this is encoded by the coding sequence GTGACCGAACCTCGCGGACAGCAGCCGGAGATGAGCGTGGGAGAGCTCGCCAGGCGCGCCGGGGTCAAGGCCTCGACCGTGCGTTTCTGGGACGAGCACGGTCTGCTCCGGAGCCGGCGCACACCGGGGAACCAGCGGCGGTTCGACGACGTCTCCCTGGCGCAGGTGCACTTCATCCGGTGGTCGCAGGACGTCGGCGCGTCGCTGGACGCGATCCGCGGCGTCCTGCACAAGCTGCCGGCAGGGGTCGCCCCGAACCGTGAGGTTCAGGTGCGAGCGGCGCGCTGCTGGCGTGAGCACCTGGACCAGGAGTCCCGTGAGCTGCGGGCACGGTACCGGCGGTTGTCGGAGCCGTGGGTGTCGGCCGCTTCGGCCGAGGCTTAG